The segment atataatgtctgtgtactgtgtatatttattatgtgtatataaaggcacacacatacagtacatggtttttatatttacatgcatatacatgtgtatatttatatccatataatttatattatatataaatatatgtaatatataaacataacatttttcttaaatatatacatgcatgtgtatgtatttatatatacatattaaatatacacagtacatacacatatattatgtacacaaaagcttattttggatgcgattaatcatgattaatcgctgcccagcactaattttcataaatttttattttagttttagttattttagcacattgttaaactaaatgaaaataagaaatgtgaaatcagtgttattatagttaactaaaaccataaaaaacctttttggtatttaaaataaataaattgttaactaaaataaaatatttaaaaacttttatattaaaaactttttctcgttttattttagtttaacatGTTCCACAATaacgaaaactaaaaaaaaaaaaattacatttatatagacatttaaaaaaacaattaataaaaatggcatacaaaaataaaaataattatttttcatctttttttttgtattttaaattttaaatttgttgtgagcttgtcatttttattaattgtttttaaaatgtctagtttaatttttttttagttattgtagaacatgttaaactaaatgaaattaagaaaaaagtaataaaatatataaatatttttttaaatattttatgttagtttgtttattttatttcaaataacaaaaaggtttgtttttgttaaatataataacactgatttcacatctcattttcatttagtttataaatgtactaaaataactaaaactgaaataaaaatgaatgaaaatagtaacagtttatatttttttaaatagttatagtagttataatagtagtaattatagtataattatagtaataatttatactaataaaaatgacaaaaaatacatataatatctcaattttattaaaatagcacTAGCTGaagtaaaatatgtttattttattttttaggttttattgcttttatgtattagggctgtcaaatgattaatcgcgattaattgcatacaaaataaaagtttaaatttgcctaatatatgtgtgtgtactgtgtatagttattatgtatatataaataaacacaaattaatgtatatatttaagagaaatatgttatgtacaaaatatttaaatttatatataatataaattatataaaaatgataataaatacatatacatgtaaatatttcttaaatatatacatgaatgtgtttgtaggcaaactcaaacttttattttgtttgcgattaatcatgattaatcgtttgaaatatccaccttatttttaaaataagaccAGGTGCCAACTTGAatgaaagttattttatttatacacaaaCAGTATGTTACGTTATGCagttgttttagttatttaccTAAACTGCCTACTTCCATGttcaaaaataaggtggatacttaaaaatgcatataaactGTTCACATTAACAGTTCAACTTCCTGTTTAAAAACACAGGCCCAAAGACAAGATTTATACGTGCAACTGACGCAAACCAAAAACGAAATGGAGTCTCGGCAGAAAGATCTGACCAAGGAGAACCAGCAGCTCAAAGTCAGTCTGGAACGAGAAGAGGCGTCTCTGTCGGCCCTACAGGAGGAGCTGCGGTACCTACGGGGACAGATACGAGAGCTGGAGGAGAGAGGAGCCGGGGCCGACTCCATCCTGTCCGAAAACCAGCGTCTGAAGGGCCACTTACAGGAGGAGAAACAGAAAGTGCGCAGCTTCGTAAGCCAAAGAGAAGCGCTGATGGCCGAAGCCCAGGTGCTGAGGAAAGAGCTCGATAAGGAGCGGAAAGTTACGGACAAGCTGAAGGAGGAACTGGAGGAAATGAAAAAAGAGGAGGACGTTGAAGGCAAGACGGATTCTGAAACCGAAGAACTTCAGACGCGACTTCAGGAGCTCGAGAACAAGTTGAAGTTCGAGCAGCAGCGCTCCGATCTTTGGGAGAGACTGTACGTGGAGTCGAAGGAGGAAAGATCGAAAGGCGACCGGGATGTGAAGACCAAGATTCCCAAAGATGGCATGCTGGGAAAAGTGAAGGAAACGTTCGACGCTGTGAAGAACTCAACAAAGGAGTTCGTGCACCATCACAAGGAGCAGATCAAGAAAGCCAAAGAGGCGGTGAAGGAAAACCTCCGCAAGTTTTCAGACTCGGTTAAATCGACGTTCAGGCATTTTAAAGACTCGGCCTCGAATGTCTTCAACCATCAGAAGAGGTTTCACGACGCCAAAACAGAGCATCACGCGTTTCATCAGGAGCAGGGAAACAAGCGCGCCGAGGATTGGCAGCCGCAGAAACCCCTGCACCGACATCCTCGCAAATCAACCGCCGATTCCTTTCACGCCGATCGCAATACGCGCAAACCCGGCGCTCAGAAAGACCACAGCACCATGGGACAAAAAACGCCGCCCAAAGGATGTTCGGGTGTGTTCGATTGCGCCTATCAGGAGTCCATGAGTCTGTTTAATAAGGCGATGGATCCCATCCGCGCCGATGAGTTTAACGAGCTCCTACGGAGCTATTTGCAGAAGGAAGTCGGACATTTTCACCACTGGAGGGAGCTGGAGAGCTTCATCGATAATTTCTTCCACAACGGCGTCTTCATTCATGACCAGATGCTTTTTACGGACTTTGTCAGCGGCGTCGAGGATTACCTCGAGGAAATAGACGAGTATCACAGCCTCAGCGATGACGTGTTTGAGGATCTGGATGACTACATATACCGCCATATATTTGGAGACacgtatttaaaatattttgggcCGAGGTAAGATGTTTTGTGCAGAGATTCACCtcgtaaaattatttttacgagattttactttcataatttgcatttgcatgcttaatttattttattgatgtgtTTCTAATGTTTCTACAACACATTCATATGGAAACTCTTTAGTaattatcaaaacttaattgagTTATTAACACTACTAGTGTTTAACAGATGTAAGTATTCTTACTAATGTTATTATTGTTCAATTGGGAACAGCTTAATTCACAGAGCAGTggcattattttgtgtatttttatataatgtagtatttattacaattttaccTTATCTCACATATACTAAAATGATGCTGGCC is part of the Labeo rohita strain BAU-BD-2019 chromosome 18, IGBB_LRoh.1.0, whole genome shotgun sequence genome and harbors:
- the ccpg1 gene encoding cell cycle progression protein 1 isoform X7, with the translated sequence MAGGEEHVILCSSSENSDIITLADTREAEPDTWEEPVAKEVEEARSEQLDLGSSSSSQYTFRESETTDWSWSGWGFSRTLWEYGSHLHSSLSLSVFPADQPVQRDSGNSSSEDEEGEVKASPVVRRRRVRRSTTGSDPGDSQEPHRRQEEGVEETAAHPDGRGARYDQGPVSGTLNKCILLALLIAISMGFGHFYGTVQIQERQRIVEKSRVNELEAPCKRELDIVNKEVVESLREDLEEKQDMVVSLMNVMDKINKENQHLRVKQEELQAQRQDLYVQLTQTKNEMESRQKDLTKENQQLKVSLEREEASLSALQEELRYLRGQIRELEERGAGADSILSENQRLKGHLQEEKQKVRSFVSQREALMAEAQVLRKELDKERKVTDKLKEELEEMKKEEDVEGKTDSETEELQTRLQELENKLKFEQQRSDLWERLYVESKEERSKGDRDVKTKIPKDGMLGKVKETFDAVKNSTKEFVHHHKEQIKKAKEAVKENLRKFSDSVKSTFRHFKDSASNVFNHQKRFHDAKTEHHAFHQEQGNKRAEDWQPQKPLHRHPRKSTADSFHADRNTRKPGAQKDHSTMGQKTPPKGCSGVFDCAYQESMSLFNKAMDPIRADEFNELLRSYLQKEVGHFHHWRELESFIDNFFHNGVFIHDQMLFTDFVSGVEDYLEEIDEYHSLSDDVFEDLDDYIYRHIFGDTYLKYFGPSRPFDGPGSKGKTWRHCQRQQRKQQPRPRHQRAKKWSQSGRDPNRQFADVKIELGPMPFDPKY
- the ccpg1 gene encoding cell cycle progression protein 1 isoform X1, whose translation is MSDSSSDTESSCGWTVISNEGSDIETLGPDNIGDCEDGAVSQVLDVPDAKRGKESLGESSLDLTLREEAVTATEAEPAREAGGEEHVILCSSSENSDIITLADTREAEPDTWEEPVAKEVEEARSEQLDLGSSSSSQYTFRESETTDWSWSGWGFSRTLWEYGSHLHSSLSLSVFPADQPVQRDSGNSSSEDEEGEVKASPVVRRRRVRRSTTGSDPGDSQEPHRRQEEGVEETAAHPDGRGARYDQGPVSGTLNKCILLALLIAISMGFGHFYGTVQIQERQRIVEKSRVNELEAPCKRELDIVNKEVVESLREDLEEKQDMVVSLMNVMDKINKENQHLRVKQEELQAQRQDLYVQLTQTKNEMESRQKDLTKENQQLKVSLEREEASLSALQEELRYLRGQIRELEERGAGADSILSENQRLKGHLQEEKQKVRSFVSQREALMAEAQVLRKELDKERKVTDKLKEELEEMKKEEDVEGKTDSETEELQTRLQELENKLKFEQQRSDLWERLYVESKEERSKGDRDVKTKIPKDGMLGKVKETFDAVKNSTKEFVHHHKEQIKKAKEAVKENLRKFSDSVKSTFRHFKDSASNVFNHQKRFHDAKTEHHAFHQEQGNKRAEDWQPQKPLHRHPRKSTADSFHADRNTRKPGAQKDHSTMGQKTPPKGCSGVFDCAYQESMSLFNKAMDPIRADEFNELLRSYLQKEVGHFHHWRELESFIDNFFHNGVFIHDQMLFTDFVSGVEDYLEEIDEYHSLSDDVFEDLDDYIYRHIFGDTYLKYFGPSRPFDGPGSKGKTWRHCQRQQRKQQPRPRHQRAKKWSQSGRDPNRQFADVKIELGPMPFDPKY
- the ccpg1 gene encoding cell cycle progression protein 1 isoform X4, translating into MSDSSSDTESSCGWTVISNEGSDIETLGPDNIGDCEDGAVSQVLDVPDAKRGKESLGESSLDLTLREEAVTATEAEPAREAGGEEHVILCSSSENSDIITLADTREAEPDTWEEPVAKEVEEARSEQLDLGSSSSSQYTFRESETTDWSWSGWGFSRTLWEYGSHLHSSLSLSVFPADQPVQRDSGNSSSEDEEGEVKASPVVRRRRVRRSTTGSDPGDSQEPHRRQEEGVEETAAHPDGRGARYDQGPVSGTLNKCILLALLIAISMGFGHFYGTVQIQERQRIVEKSRVNELEAPCKRELDIVNKAQRQDLYVQLTQTKNEMESRQKDLTKENQQLKVSLEREEASLSALQEELRYLRGQIRELEERGAGADSILSENQRLKGHLQEEKQKVRSFVSQREALMAEAQVLRKELDKERKVTDKLKEELEEMKKEEDVEGKTDSETEELQTRLQELENKLKFEQQRSDLWERLYVESKEERSKGDRDVKTKIPKDGMLGKVKETFDAVKNSTKEFVHHHKEQIKKAKEAVKENLRKFSDSVKSTFRHFKDSASNVFNHQKRFHDAKTEHHAFHQEQGNKRAEDWQPQKPLHRHPRKSTADSFHADRNTRKPGAQKDHSTMGQKTPPKGCSGVFDCAYQESMSLFNKAMDPIRADEFNELLRSYLQKEVGHFHHWRELESFIDNFFHNGVFIHDQMLFTDFVSGVEDYLEEIDEYHSLSDDVFEDLDDYIYRHIFGDTYLKYFGPSRPFDGPGSKGKTWRHCQRQQRKQQPRPRHQRAKKWSQSGRDPNRQFADVKIELGPMPFDPKY
- the ccpg1 gene encoding cell cycle progression protein 1 isoform X5, with the translated sequence MSDSSSDTESSCGWTVISNEGSDIETLGPDNIGDCEDGAVSQVLDVPDAKRGKESLGESSLDLTLREEAVTATEAEPAREAGGEEHVILCSSSENSDIITLADTREAEPDTWEEPVAKEVEEARSEQLDLGSSSSSQYTFRESETNWSWSGWGFSRTLWEYGSHLHSSLSLSVFPADQPVQRDSGNSSSEDEEGEVKASPVVRRRRVRRSTTGSDPGDSQEPHRRQEEGVEETAAHPDGRGARYDQGPVSGTLNKCILLALLIAISMGFGHFYGTVQIQERQRIVEKSRVNELEAPCKRELDIVNKAQRQDLYVQLTQTKNEMESRQKDLTKENQQLKVSLEREEASLSALQEELRYLRGQIRELEERGAGADSILSENQRLKGHLQEEKQKVRSFVSQREALMAEAQVLRKELDKERKVTDKLKEELEEMKKEEDVEGKTDSETEELQTRLQELENKLKFEQQRSDLWERLYVESKEERSKGDRDVKTKIPKDGMLGKVKETFDAVKNSTKEFVHHHKEQIKKAKEAVKENLRKFSDSVKSTFRHFKDSASNVFNHQKRFHDAKTEHHAFHQEQGNKRAEDWQPQKPLHRHPRKSTADSFHADRNTRKPGAQKDHSTMGQKTPPKGCSGVFDCAYQESMSLFNKAMDPIRADEFNELLRSYLQKEVGHFHHWRELESFIDNFFHNGVFIHDQMLFTDFVSGVEDYLEEIDEYHSLSDDVFEDLDDYIYRHIFGDTYLKYFGPSRPFDGPGSKGKTWRHCQRQQRKQQPRPRHQRAKKWSQSGRDPNRQFADVKIELGPMPFDPKY
- the ccpg1 gene encoding cell cycle progression protein 1 isoform X3; its protein translation is MSDSSSDTESSCGWTVISNEGSDIETLGPDNIGDCEDGAVSQVLDVPDAKRGKESLGESSLDLTLREEAVTATEAEPAREAGGEEHVILCSSSENSDIITLADTREAEPDTWEEPVAKEVEEARSEQLDLGSSSSSQYTFRESETIFPADQPVQRDSGNSSSEDEEGEVKASPVVRRRRVRRSTTGSDPGDSQEPHRRQEEGVEETAAHPDGRGARYDQGPVSGTLNKCILLALLIAISMGFGHFYGTVQIQERQRIVEKSRVNELEAPCKRELDIVNKEVVESLREDLEEKQDMVVSLMNVMDKINKENQHLRVKQEELQAQRQDLYVQLTQTKNEMESRQKDLTKENQQLKVSLEREEASLSALQEELRYLRGQIRELEERGAGADSILSENQRLKGHLQEEKQKVRSFVSQREALMAEAQVLRKELDKERKVTDKLKEELEEMKKEEDVEGKTDSETEELQTRLQELENKLKFEQQRSDLWERLYVESKEERSKGDRDVKTKIPKDGMLGKVKETFDAVKNSTKEFVHHHKEQIKKAKEAVKENLRKFSDSVKSTFRHFKDSASNVFNHQKRFHDAKTEHHAFHQEQGNKRAEDWQPQKPLHRHPRKSTADSFHADRNTRKPGAQKDHSTMGQKTPPKGCSGVFDCAYQESMSLFNKAMDPIRADEFNELLRSYLQKEVGHFHHWRELESFIDNFFHNGVFIHDQMLFTDFVSGVEDYLEEIDEYHSLSDDVFEDLDDYIYRHIFGDTYLKYFGPSRPFDGPGSKGKTWRHCQRQQRKQQPRPRHQRAKKWSQSGRDPNRQFADVKIELGPMPFDPKY
- the ccpg1 gene encoding cell cycle progression protein 1 isoform X2, giving the protein MSDSSSDTESSCGWTVISNEGSDIETLGPDNIGDCEDGAVSQVLDVPDAKRGKESLGESSLDLTLREEAVTATEAEPAREAGGEEHVILCSSSENSDIITLADTREAEPDTWEEPVAKEVEEARSEQLDLGSSSSSQYTFRESETNWSWSGWGFSRTLWEYGSHLHSSLSLSVFPADQPVQRDSGNSSSEDEEGEVKASPVVRRRRVRRSTTGSDPGDSQEPHRRQEEGVEETAAHPDGRGARYDQGPVSGTLNKCILLALLIAISMGFGHFYGTVQIQERQRIVEKSRVNELEAPCKRELDIVNKEVVESLREDLEEKQDMVVSLMNVMDKINKENQHLRVKQEELQAQRQDLYVQLTQTKNEMESRQKDLTKENQQLKVSLEREEASLSALQEELRYLRGQIRELEERGAGADSILSENQRLKGHLQEEKQKVRSFVSQREALMAEAQVLRKELDKERKVTDKLKEELEEMKKEEDVEGKTDSETEELQTRLQELENKLKFEQQRSDLWERLYVESKEERSKGDRDVKTKIPKDGMLGKVKETFDAVKNSTKEFVHHHKEQIKKAKEAVKENLRKFSDSVKSTFRHFKDSASNVFNHQKRFHDAKTEHHAFHQEQGNKRAEDWQPQKPLHRHPRKSTADSFHADRNTRKPGAQKDHSTMGQKTPPKGCSGVFDCAYQESMSLFNKAMDPIRADEFNELLRSYLQKEVGHFHHWRELESFIDNFFHNGVFIHDQMLFTDFVSGVEDYLEEIDEYHSLSDDVFEDLDDYIYRHIFGDTYLKYFGPSRPFDGPGSKGKTWRHCQRQQRKQQPRPRHQRAKKWSQSGRDPNRQFADVKIELGPMPFDPKY
- the ccpg1 gene encoding cell cycle progression protein 1 isoform X6 codes for the protein MSDSSSDTESSCGWTVISNEGSDIETLGPDNIGDCEDGAVSQVLDVPDAKRGKESLGESSLDLTLREEAVTATEAEPAREAGGEEHVILCSSSENSDIITLADTREAEPDTWEEPVAKEVEEARSEQLDLGSSSSSQYTFRESETTDWSWSGWGFSRTLWEYGSHLHSSLSLSVFPADQPVQRDSGNSSSEDEEGEVKASPVVRRRRVRRSTTGSDPGDSQEPHRRQEEGVEETAAHPDGRGARYDQGPVSGTLNKCILLALLIAISMGFGHFYGTVQIQERQRIVEKSRVNELEAPCKRELDIVNKEVVESLREDLEEKQDMVVSLMNVMDKINKENQHLRVKQEELQAQRQDLYVQLTQTKNEMESRQKDLTKENQQLKVSLEREEASLSALQEELRYLRGQIRELEERGAGADSILSENQRLKGHLQEEKQKVRSFVSQREALMAEAQVLRKELDKERKVTDKLKEELEEMKKEEDVEGKTDSETEELQTRLQELENKLKFEQQRSDLWERLYVESKEERSKGDRDVKTKIPKDGMLGKVKETFDAVKNSTKEFVHHHKEQIKKAKEAVKENLRKFSDSVKSTFRHFKDSASNVFNHQKRFHDAKTEHHAFHQEQGNKRAEDWQPQKPLHRHPRKSTADSFHADRNTRKPGAQKDHSTMGQKTPPKGCSGVFDCAYQESMSLFNKAMDPIRADEFNELLRSYLQKEVGHFHHWRELESFIDNFFHNGVFIHDQMLFTDFVSGVEDYLEEIDEYHSLSDDVFEDLDDYIYRHIFGDTYLKYFGPRSEKQ